In Colletotrichum higginsianum IMI 349063 chromosome 3, whole genome shotgun sequence, a genomic segment contains:
- a CDS encoding FAD binding domain-containing protein — translation MSSMRSLLTAALLSVGHLAAAQTIKVDGQEVAADASTVAPAAEIADVSVASTSAGLFDQERVQLTDAVLANLTALQLSNISLFGFEDASSVEKRSLFGRCKTYPGDFLYPIGLVWDIFDLLLGGALTKTIPEASVCYDDFGNYDQAKCDFLTANWVNGSHIHTEDPTAINAVLFEGLNCMPPTINVGETNCKVGGLPSYVVEATTVAHVQLAVNFARNLNLRLVVKNTGHDFGAKSTGAGSLSIWTHNFKKIQYLESYQQDSYSGPVFKLGAGVRAFEVYEAAAQYGVTAVGGEGQTVGVMGGYVQGGGHSPMSGLWGMAADNVLSFEVVTADGRFVTASESQNPDLFWAIRGGGGSTYGVVTSAVVKVYPKIKVTTMTFAFSSGTSITNDQFWAALRAYFDGFVKYAVDNANYGYFRIQNLGTAYAFDMGPWWAPNMTEAQLRELTAPLFAKWAEIGVNVEPVYTEYDNFYDAWSASFPLEPWGSNAIRQASRLFPKANWEDETKLNATFEAIKYVVEDGGYIVAFNMMAAPKTGYPDNAVNPAWREAVMHCITAVFWDPTAEESIIKAASDKLTFDWLQRWRDVSPGAGAYMSESDYIEPNFTQAFWGTKYEKALALKKKYDPNDVFYAQNGVGSEYWEMSEMILGNLPSQNSKLCRKQ, via the exons ATGTCTTCGATGCGTTCTCTCCTGACAGCGGCTCTGCTGTCCGTCGGCCACTTGGCTGCGGCCCAAACCATCAAGGTTGATGGCCAAGAAGTTG ccgccgacgcctccaCCGTTGCCCCGGCtgccgagatcgccgacgTCTCTGTCGCCAGCACCTCCGCCGGCCTCTTCGACCAAGAGAGGGTCCAGCTGACCGACGCTGTCCTTGCCAACCTCACTGCCCTCCAGCTGTCCAACATCTCGCTGTTCGGCTTCGAGGACGCCTCTTCGGTCGAGAAGCGCTCACTCTTCGGTCGCTGCAAGACCTACCCCGGAGACTTCCTCTACCCCATCGGCTTGGTCTGGGACATCTTTGACCTCCTCCTGGGCGGCGCTCTCACCAAGACCATCCCCGAGGCTTCCGTCTGCTATGACGATTTTGGCAACTATGACCAGGCCAAGTGCGATTTCCTGACGGCGAACTGGGTCAATGGCTCGCACATCCACACCGAGGACCCCACGGCCATTAACGCCGTCCTGTTCGAGGGTCTGAACTGTATGCCCCCTACCATCAACGTCGGCGAGACCAACTGCAAGGTCGGCGGCCTTCCCTCGTACGTGGTCGAGGCCACCACCGTCGCCCACGTACAGCTGGCCGTCAACTTCGCCCGTAATCTCAAcctccgcctcgtcgtcaagaacACCGGCCATGACTTCGGCGCCAAGTCCACCGGTGCCGGCTCCCTCTCCATCTGGACCCACAACTTCAAGAAGATCCAGTACTTGGAGAGCTACCAGCAGGACTCGTACAGCGGTCCCGTCTTCAAGCTCGGTGCTGGCGTCCGGGCGTTCGAGGTGTATGAGGCCGCTGCCCAGTACGGCGTCACTGCCGTTGGTGGCGAGGGCCAGACTGTCGGTGTCATGGGCGGTTACGTCCAGGGCGGCGGTCACAGCCCCATGTCCGGTCTGTGGGGCATGGCCGCCGACAACGTTCTTTCTTTTGAAGTCGTCACTGCCGATGGCCGCTTCGTGACTGCCAGCGAGTCCCAGAACCCGGATCTCTTCTGGGCCAtccgcggtggcggcggctcgacCTACGGCGTCGTTACTTCTGCCGTCGTCAAGGTATACCCCAAGATCAAGGTCACCACCATGACCTTTGCCTTCTCCAGCGGCACCAGCATCACCAACGACCAGTTCTGGGCCGCCCTCCGCGCCTACTTTGACGGCTTCGTCAAGTACGCAGTCGACAACGCCAACTACGGATACTTCCGCATCCAGAACCTGGGTACTGCTTACGCCTTCGATATGGGCCCTTGGTGGGCGCCCAACATGACCGAGGCCCAGCTTCGCGAGCTCACAGCACCTCTCTTCGCCAAGTGGGCCGAGATCGGCGTCAACGTCGAGCCCGTCTACACCGAGTATGATAACTTCTACGATGCCTGGAGCGCCTCCTTCCCCCTGGAGCCATGGGGATCCAATGCCATCCGCCAGGCCAGCCGTCTCTTCCCCAAGGCCAACTGGGAGGACGAGACCAAGCTCAACGCGACATTTGAGGCCATCAAAtacgtcgtcgaggacggcggctACATCGTTGCCTTCAACATGATGGCCGCACCCAAGACCGGCTACCCCGACAACGCCGTCAACCCTGCCTGGCGCGAGGCCGTCATGCACTGCATCACTGCCGTCTTCTGGGACCCCACCGCCGAGGAGTCCATCATCAAGGCTGCCAGCGACAAGCTCACCTTTGACTGGCTCCAGCGCTGGCGCGACGTTTCCCCCGGTGCCGGCGCGTACATGTCCGAGTCGGACTACATCGAGCCCAACTTCACCCAGGCGTTCTGGGGCACAAAGTACGAGAAGGCCCTCGCGCTCAAGAAGAAGTACGACCCCAACGACGTCTTCTACGCCCAGAACGGCGTTGGTTCCGAGTACTGGGAGATGTCGGAGATGATTTTGGGCAACCTGCCGTCCCAGAACAGCAAGCTGTGCCGCAAGCAGTAG
- a CDS encoding Pre-mRNA-processing protein 45 — protein MASIAASLASALPKPKYTGEDEEIPSRAKQRGPRIVGAGQLDETQIVLKRSGPPPYQQRAGWRPRGPEDFGDGGAFPEIPIAQYPLDMGKKGSTSSNALAIQVDAEGKLDYGAIARQGHSESRIVHTSFKDLIPLRQRADAGEIDLSRPSQEEVAATAEKTKNALAALVSGAVASQKPKTLSVGKRNDPTFVRYTPADQMGDHSKKQDRIMKIVERQRDPLEPPKFKHKKIPRGPPSPPPPVLRSPPRKLTAKDQEDWRIPPPVSNWKNPKGFTVPLDKRLAADGRGLQDVAINDKFAQFSEALYVADRHAREEVRQRAAMQQRLAEKEKAQKEENLRMLAQKAREERAGAGRRDSRSRSRSRSRSRSYSGSDSEGSEESEVRERERARKERMREEERKLRQSRMGAERRVQVMAREQNRDISEKIALGLAKPTQSKETMYDSRLFNQSSGFDSGFNEDNHYDKPLFAAQDAISSIYRPRANMDDEEDEAAGDKEMAKIQKSSRFGEALGRGTFKGTEDVEAREGPVQFEKDAGDPFNVDKFLSEVEQNSSSKRGYGLQDDDSSRQPKRARVEEDDD, from the exons ATGGCCTCGATCGCGGCATCTCTGGCGTCGGCCCTCCCGAAACCCAAGTACACCGGCGAAGATGAGGAGATCCCTTCGCGCGCCAAACAGCGCGGCCCGCGTATCGTTGGGGCTGGTCAGCTGGACGAGACGCAAATCGTGCTGAAGCGATCCGGTCCACCCCCATACCAGCAGCGAGCAGGATGGCGACCGCGAGGACCCGAAGActttggcgacggcggcgcgttCCCCGAGATCCCGATCGCCCAATACCCGCTCGATATGGGGAAGAAGGGCTCGACATCCAGCAACGCGCTCGCCAtccaggtcgacgccgagggcaagctcGACTACGGGGCTATTGCGCGTCAGGGCCACAGCGAAAGTCGGATCGTCCATACCTCGTTCAAAGACCTCATACCCCTTCGTCAGCGCGCCGACGCGGGCGAGATTGACCTGAGCCGACCGAGCCAAgaggaggtggcggcgacggcggaaAAAACAAAGAATGCACTGGCAGCGCTGGTCAGCGGCGCTGTCGCCTCCCAGAAGCCCAAGACCCTCAGCGTCGGAAAGCGAAACGACCCCACGTTCGTGCGATACACGCCGGCGGACCAGATGGGGGACCATTCCAAGAAGCAGGATCGCATCATGAAGATTGTCGAGCGCCAGAGAGATCCGCTGGAGCCTCCCAAGTTCAAGCACAAGAAGATTCCTCGCGGACCCCCCAGCCCGCCTCCTCCGGTCTTGCGATCTCCACCACGGAAGTTGACGGCCAAGGACCAGGAGGATTGGCGCATCCCGCCGCCGGTCTCCAACTGGAAGAACCCCAAGGGTTTCACGGTTCCTCTGGATAAGAGACTGGCAGCCGACGGCCGCGGTCTGCAGGATGTGGCGATTAACGACAAGTTTGCACAGTTTTCGGAAGCGCTGTACGTCGCAGACAGGCACGCTCGCGAAGAGGTCCGACAGCGCGCAGCCATGCAACAGCGCCTGgcagagaaggaaaaggcaCAAAAGGAAGAGAACCTCCGGATGCTGGCCCAGAAAGCTCGCGAAGAGCGTGCGGGCGCCGGCAGACGGGATTCGAGAtcgcggtcgcggtcgcggtcgcggtCACGCAGCTACAGCGGGTCCGACTCAGAGGGCTCGGAGGAGTCCGAGGTccgggagagagagagagcaaggaaggagaggatgcgcgaggaggagaggaagctTCGGCAGTCACGCATGGGGGCCGAGAGGAGAGTCCAGGTCATGGCCAGAGAACAAAACCGAGACATTTCGGAGAAGATCgcgctcggcctcgccaaACCCACCCAGTCCAAGGAAACCATGTACGACTCGCGGCTGTTCAACCAGTCCAGCGGCTTCGATAGCGGCTTCAACGAGGACAACCACTACGACAAGCCGCTGTTTGCGGCGCAGGATGCCATCAGCAGCATTTACCGGCCACGGGCCAacatggacgacgaagaggacgaggcaGCGGGCGACAAGGAGATGGCCAAGATTCAGAAGTCTAGCCGGTTCGGCGAGGCTCTGGGCAGGGGCACGTTTAAGGGTACAGAAGATGTCGAG GCAAGAGAGGGACCCGTGCAGTTTGAGAAGGACGCTGGAGATCCTTTCAACGTGGACAAGTTCCTGTCCGAGGTGGAGCAGAATTCTTCGTCAAAGAGAGGATACGGGCTTCAGGACGACGACTCGTCCCGGCAGCCGAAACGGGCGCGGGtggaagaggacgacgattAA
- a CDS encoding Endo-beta-glucanase → MAPNLGPNASLGYTPFEYWKGPKPVLPRPKRKSRAVALDLEPLLPTPTLAEKPSAAARWPGQRPPAGVFVAQPGTYAVSPNNNNGSTPFSEILVVPPKVLVHPLFRDEIKTPEWPRAFSPYPGSMNDSDCNGTMDNYGFSNERLAQKTAWWNPKGWTKRIWAGLGAAVVVIIVIAVAVTVTQNNKNRYPDYSKLSYKLSDTYSGENFFDKFDYFNTYDPTGGMVHYVAAEEAASRNLTYATSDTAVLRVDHTTGNTSTPDASTGRFSVRVESKTQYDKGLFIFDVKHTPYGCASWPALWFSDPNNWPDAGEIDVMEAINQGTDGNQMTLHTTSGCDMDVKRKQTGTTLQSDCKNSTNGNAGCGVEGSVSTYGTNFNDGGGGYMAMEWRDEGIRVWQFARSSVPSDITNQSPDPSGWGNAMADFPNTACDMSSHFKNQSLIINIDVCGSLVEAKYADSGCGGSSCSDFQANNPDAFKTAYWEFGAFHFYTAS, encoded by the exons atggcTCCAAATCTGGGGCCAAATGCTTCGCTCGGCTACACTCCGTTTGAGTACTGGAAGGGTCCGAAACCCGTTCTTCCCAGACCAAAGCGCAAATCTCGagccgtcgccctcgatctcgagccgctgctccccacccccacgctggccgagaagcccaGTGCAGCCGCGAGATGGCCCGGCCAGCGTCCTCCTGCAGGCGTCTTCGTGGCACAGCCAGGCACATATGCTGTCTCGCCCAATAACAACAACGGCAGCACACCATTTTCCGAGATACTCGTCGTGCCGCCCAAGGTGCTGGTCCACCCACTTTTCCGTGATGAGATAAAGACCCCGGAATGGCCCAGGGCTTTCTCTCCGTACCCGGGTTCCATGAACGACTCTGACTGCAACGGCACCATGGACAACTACGGATTCTCCAACGAGCGCCTCGCGCAGAAGACGGCGTGGTGGAACCCGAAAGGCTGGACGAAACGCATCTgggccggcctcggcgccgccgtcgtagTCATCATTGTcattgccgtcgccgtcaccgttACGCAGAACAACAAGAACCGGTACCCCGATTACTCCAAGCTGTCGTACAAGCTGAGTGACACAT ACTCTGGAGAGAACTTCTTTGACAAGTTTGACTACTTCAATACATACGACCCAA CGGGCGGCATGGTTCACTACGTCGCCGCAGAGGAGGCGGCAAGCAGG AACCTCACCTACGCCACATCCGACACGGCCGTCCTGAGGGTCGACCACACCACCGGCAACACGTCGACGCCCGATGCTTCGACCGGCCGCTTCTCGGTCCGCGTCGAGTCCAAGACTCAATACGACAAGGGCCTCTTCATCTTTGACGTCAAGCACACGCCCTACGGCTGCGCGAGCTGGCCGGCGTTGTGGTTCTCGGACCCCAACAACTGGCCCGACGCGGGCGAGATCGACGTCATGGAGGCCATCAATCAGGGCACCGATGGCAACCAGATGACACTACACACGACCTCGGGCTGCGACATGGACGTCAAGCGCAAGCAGACGGGCACGACGTTGCAGTCGGACTGCAAGAACTCGACCAACGGCAACGCCGGCTGCGGCGTAGAGGGCTCTGTGTCGACGTACGGCACCAACttcaacgacggcggcggcggctacaTGGCCATGGAGTGGCGCGACGAGGGAATCCGCGTGTGGCAGTTCGCTCGCAGCTCCGTGCCCTCCGACATCACCAACCAGTCGCCCGACCCGAGCGGCTGGGGCAACGCCATGGCCGACTTCCCCAACACGGCCTGCGACATGAGCTCGCACTTCAAGAATCAGTCgctcatcatcaacatcgaCGTGTGCGGCTCCCTCGTCGAGGCAAAGTACGCCGACTCGGGGTGTGGTGGCTCCAGCTGCTCCGACTTCCAAGCCAACAACCCGGACGCCTTCAAGACGGCGTACTGGGAGTTTGGCGCGTTCCACTTCTACACGGCGTCGTAG
- a CDS encoding Tim17/Tim22/Tim23 family protein gives MAFPGGGQMPPQVPQGEVPGGAAAGLGPPDPEMKAMTNFMENCFTKSIMSGVMGFGMGGLFGMFMASMSYDTPFHTATTAGQTTVTPIADLPLRQQLKVGFKDMGVRSYGMAKNFGKVGALFAGIECGIEGLRAKNDLGNGVAAGCLTGGILAKNAGPQAALGGCVAFAAFSAAIDAYMRQPKDE, from the exons ATGGCTTTCCCCGGAGGTGGTCAGATGCCGCCGCAGGTGCCGCAAGGCGAAGTCCCCGGCGGCGCAGCGGCCGGCCTGGGACCCCCGGACCCTGAGATGAAGGCT ATGACCAACTTCATGGAGAACTGCTTCACCAAGAGCATCATGTCAGGCGTTATGGGTTTCGGCATGGGTGGACTGTTCGGCATGTTCATGGCATCT ATGTCCTACGACACCCCCTTCCacacggcgacgacggcgggccAGACAACGGTGACGCCGATCGCGGACCTGCcgctgcggcagcagctcAAGGTGGGCTTTAAGGACATGGGCGTGCGGTCGTACGGCATGGCCAAGAACTTTGGCAAGGTGGGCGCGCTGTTCGCGGGCATCGAGTGCGGCATCGAGGGCTTGCGGGCCAAGAACGacctcggcaacggcgtcgcggccgggTGTCTGACGGGCGGCATCCTGGCCAAGAACGCGGGGCCGCAGGCGGCGCTCGGCGGGTGCGTCGCCTTCGCGGCGTTCAGCGCGGCGATCGACGCGTACATGCGGCAGCCCAAGGACGAGTAG
- a CDS encoding Ubiquitin carboxyl-terminal hydrolase produces the protein MSYDNDIHSPNEMVVDTDEYVGVTDSEKEPIAIISPDNLDNEAEQLQDLPMANDFDAMKEIIFPHLHEEPEIVEDVVNTWTVEAWRSMSKKEHGPVFQAGGFPWRILLFPHGNNVDQCSIYLEHGFEPASIPDNWSCCVQFALVLWNPDDPSLYTHHTAHHRFTKEESDWGFTRFLELRKMFNVPWEGGSRPLCENETANITAYIRIVKDETGVLWHNFNNYDSKKETGYVGLRNQGATCYLNSLLQSLYFTNAFRKAIYEIPTQSEESMGNSAYTLQRLFYQLQTSDQAVGTNELTKSFGWETRHIFEQQDVQELSRKLMERMEEKMKGTPAEHVLPEMFSGKIKTYISCVNVDYESSRVEDFWDIQLNVSGNKNLLDSFKDYVQVEKMDGENQYYAGDEFKLQDANKGVIFQSFPNVLHLQLKRFEYDIQRDTMMKINDRYEFPEIFDAAPYLSEDADKSESWTYQLHGVLVHSGDLNAGHYYAFLKPEKDGWFYKYDDDKVTKATMREVLEENFGGEYRTHPANHLRAPLQKKAPVVRQNSAYMLVYIRQSRLDNILCPVTKEDIPLHLRSRFEEETALKEAKRKEKEEQHLYIYVKVITEQTFKAHGGTDLTSFDADHAEDEGAPKSYRVLRSSTMEELVATIAESLDLDPRKVRLWIMVNRQNKTIRPDQPIMDLRPTVEECFQRAAAHRDQFLRVWAEVAEETTPEGEAVWPTYQGQLNGVVVKNDLILVFLKHFDVEAQSLHGIGHVYISKEKKVEELVPIIMKKMGWGDKLPSDEKICLWEEIKPTMIEALKAKQSLKAAELQDGDIVCFQKTTERKGDRNILEKRLGLGDKQAVEELPKKADRFDDAREYYDFLHNKKTVKFHAHPTRCNPEKFPPFELVLNSKISYDVLAERVGDRLGVDPTHIRFWTVNSATGNPKTTVKRGVNQSLQLILNPSGYNQLSSSQRTDAFYFEVLDMSLAELDTKKTVKITWLSEGITKEDHYDLLVAKNGNIEDLIQVLVKKAGIPDEAEGGRIRVYETSSHKFYRELPREYPVISMNDYTNVFAERVPEEEANEEETSNFIQVFHFQNEPSRVHGVPFKFILIEGEKFVDTKKRLEKRTGLKGKSFEKIKFAVVKRSHFSKPQYLNDDDELWNVATSDDDYLGLDHVDRTRTLRNGVGDLFLR, from the exons ATG AGCTACGACAACGATATCCACTCGCCGAACGAGATGGTTGTCGATACCGACGAGTATGTCGGCGTGACCGActcggagaaggagcccattgccatcatcagccccgacaacctcgacaaTGAGGCCGAACAATTGCAAGACTTGCCCATGGCAAATGACT TCGATGCCATGAAGGAAATCATCTTCCCACACCTCCACGAAGAGCCCGAaatcgtcgaggacgtcgtcaacACATGGACAGTCGAAGCATGGAGGTCAATGTCGAAGAAGGAGCATGGCCCGGTCTTTCAGGCCGGCGGCTTTCCATG GCGCATTCTCCTCTTCCCGCACGGTAACAACGTAGACCAGTGTTCCATTTACCTCGAGCATGGATTCGAACCGGCCAGCATTCCCGACAATTGGAGCTGCTGCGTGCAGTTCGCCCTCGTCCTATGGAATCCGGACGACCCGAGTCTATACACCCACCACACAGCCCACCATCGATTCACCAAGGAGGAGTCGGACTGGGGTTTCACCAGATTCCTCGAGCTCCGGAAGATGTTCAACGTGCCTTGGGAGGGTGGAAGCCGACCTCTTTGCGAGAACGAGACCGCCAACATCACGGCCTACATCCGCATTGTTAAAGACGAGACGGGTGTCCTTTGGCACAACTTCAACAACTACGATTCCAAAAAGGAGACGGGCTACGTCGGTCTGCGCAACCAAGGTGCCACGTGCTACCTCAACTCTCTCCTTCAATCCCTGTATTTTACCAACGCTTTCCGCAAA GCCATTTACGAAATTCCCACCCAGAGCGAAGAGAGCATGGGCAACAGCGCATACACCCTACAGCGCCTCTTTTACCAACTGCAGACTTCCGACCAGGCCGTCGGAACCAACGAGCTCACCAAGTCCTTCGGATGGGAGACGAGGCACATCTTCGAGCAACAGGACGTCCAGGAGTTGTCGCGAAAGTTGATGGAGCGCATGGAAGAGAAGATGAAGGGCACGCCGGCTGAACACGTCCTCCCCGAGATGTTTAGCGGTAAGATAAAGACTTACATCTCTTGTGTTAACGTCGACTACGAATCTAGCCGTGTCGAGGACTTCTGGGACATTCAGCTCAACGTGAGCGGCAACAAGAACCTTCTGGACAGCTTCAAGGACTACGTTCAGGTCGAGAAGATGGATGGTGAGAACCAGTACTACGCTGGCGACGAGTTCAAGCTGCAGGACGCCAACAAGGGCGTCATCTTCCAGAGCTTCCCCAACGTCCTGCACTTGCAACTGAAACGTTTTGAGTACGACATCCAACGAGATACCATGATGAAGATCAACGACCGATACGAGTTCCCCGAGATTTTCGATGCCGCTCCGTACCTCTCAGAAGATGCCGACAAATCGGAGTCATGGACGTATCAGCTTCACGGCGTACTCGTTCACAGCGGTGACTTGAACGCCGGCCACTACTATGCGTTCTTGAAGCCTGAGAAGGATGGATGGTTCTACaagtacgacgacgacaaggtcaCGAAGGCCACGATGCGCGAAGTGCTCGAGGAGAACTTTGGTGGAGAATACCGAACGCACCCCGCCAACCATCTCCGGGCGCCCCTGCAGAAGAAGGCCCCGGTTGTGCGCCAGAACAGCGCCTACATGCTGGTGTACATTCGCCAGTCGCGTCTGGACAACATTCTGTGCCCCGTCACCAAGGAGGACATCCCCCTCCACCTGCGATCGAGGTTCGAGGAGGAAACTGCTCTGAAAGAGGCTAAacgcaaggagaaggaggaacAGCATCTCTACATCTATGTTAAGGTCATTACGGAGCAAACCTTCAAGGCCCACGGCGGCACTGACTTGACGTCATTCGATGCGGATcatgccgaagacgagggggCGCCCAAATCATACCGTGTGCTTCGTTCTTCGACGATGGAAGAGCTGGTGGCGACCATTGCGGAGTCTCTTGACTTGGACCCTCGCAAGGTCCGTCTCTGGATCATGGTAAACCGCCAGAACAAGACCATTCGCCCCGACCAGCCGATCATGGACCTGCGCCCGACAGTCGAGGAGTGCTTCCAACGAGCGGCCGCGCACCGGGACCAGTTCTTGAGGGTCTGGGCGGAGGTCGCAGAGGAGACCACGCCGGAGGGCGAAGCAGTCTGGCCGACCTACCAAGGACAGCTGAACGGGGTGGTCGTGAAGAACGACCTCATCTTAGTTTTCCTCAAGCACTTCGACGTGGAGGCGCAGTCTCTCCACGGTATTGGCCATGTTTACAtcagcaaggaaaagaaggtcgaggagctggtccCAATCATCATGAAGAAAATGGGCTGGGGCGACAAGCTGCCGTCAGACGAAAAGATTTGCCTGTGGGAG GAAATCAAGCCGACCATGATCGAAGCCTTGAAGGCTAAGCAGTCTCTCAAGGCCGCAGAATTGCAGGATGGTGACATCGTCTGCTTCCAGAAGACGACAGAGCGCAAGGGTGACCGGAACATCCTCGAGAAGCGCCTGGGACTCGGCGACAAGCAAGCAGTGGAAGAGCtgccgaagaaggccgatCGCTTTGACGACGCGAGGGAGTACTACGACTTTCTCCATAACAAGAAGACCGTCAAATTCCACGCGCACCCAACCCGCTGCAACCCGGAAAAGTTCCCTCCtttcgagctcgtcctcaaCTCCAAGATCAGCTACGACGTGCTTGCAGAGCGTGTTGGCGACAGGCTGGGCGTCGACCCAACCCACATCCGCTTCTGGACCGTCAACTCGGCTACCGGAAACCCAAAGACAACTGTCAAGCGTGGGGTCAACCAAAGCTTACAGCTCATCCTGAACCCCTCTGGATACAACCAGCTTAGCTCGAGTCAACGCACGGACGCCTTCTACTTTGAGGTTTTGGACATGAGTCTTGCCGAACTAGACACCAAGAAGACTGTTAAGATCACTTGGCTTAGTGAGGGCATCACGAAAGAG GATCATTACGACCTTCTCGTTGCTAAGAATGGCAACATTGAAGACCTTATCCAGGTCTTGGTCAAGAAGGCCGGCATTCCCGACGAGGCTGAGGGCGGACGCATTCGCGTGTACGAGACCAGCAGTCATAAGTTCTACCGCGAACTCCCACGTGAATATCCCGTCATCAGTATGAACGATTACACCAACGTCTTCGCGGAGCGGGTCCCCGAGGAAGAAGCgaacgaggaggagacgagcAATTTCATCCAGGTGTTCCACTTCCAGAACGAGCCGAGCAGGGTCCACGGTGTACCTTTCAAGTTCATCCTTATCGAG GGCGAGAAATTCGTAGATACCAAGAAGCGCCTGGAAAAGCGGACTGGCCTGAAGGGCAAGAGCTTCGAGAAGATCAAGTTTGCCGTGGTAAAGAGGTCGCACTTCTCAAAGCCACAATACCTGAATGACG ACGACGAGCTGTGGAACGTTGCGACAAGCGATGACGACTATCTCGGCCTTGACCACGTCGACCGGACGAGAACATTGAGGAACGGCGTTGGTGACCTGTTTTTGCGGTAA